The window GCTTGCTGAACGTGGCGAATAAAGAACATCACAATCCGCCCAGACAGAGGTAACTTACTGCGGGTTAATTTAGCGCTGTCGCTCATTGCCCTTCACCTCTATTCGTCGGCGCACGCGTATGCACGCTAGGATGCAACTCCTGTGCGCCCAACATACGACCCTGTTTGAGGGTGAAAGTGCGATATTTCATCCGCGCGATTAAGCCTAAATCATGAGTAGCGATTAACACGCTGGTTCCTGCATCGTTGAAGGTTTCAAACAGACGCAAAATATCCATCGATAATTTAGGATCTAAGTTACCCGTTGGTTCATCGGCGAGCAGTAAGGGCGGCTTGTTCACAATTGCGCGGGCAATGCCGACGCGTTGCTGTTCACCGCCAGACAACATAATCGGGTTATGGCGTTCTTTGCCATATAAACCCACCATGTCGAGGGCGCCGGCCACTCGCTTACGGATTTCACCGTGAGAGAAACCTTCAATCACCAGCGGCAAGGCCACATTGTCGAACACGCTTCTGTCCATCAATAGGTGATGGTTTTGGAAAATCATGCCGATATTCCGACGCAAATAAGGCACATGTTTAGGGCTAACTTTGGCGATGTCGTGGCCATTGATGGCGACACGACCGGTCGTCGCCCGCTCGATAACCGTGATTAATTTCAACAGCGTACTTTTACCCGCACCCGAGTGGCCGGTTAAAAATGCCATTTCACCTTGTTGAAGATGAAAATTCACATCTTCCAGCGCCATTTGGCCGCCAGGATAAATCTTACTGACCTGCTGAAAATCAATCATAAATTAGCTATCCGCTTTTTCTTGAGTGAACAAGGCATCGATAAATTCTTTCGAATTGAAGGTTCGCAAATCATCAATTTGCTCACCCACGCCTATGTAACGGATCGGAATATTAAACTTGTCGGCAATCGCAAACACCACGCCGCCCTTAGCCGTTCCGTCTAACTTGCTGATGGTAATACCCGTTACACCTACGGCTTCTTGGAATAATTGCGCTTGGCTAATCGCATTTTGTCCTGTGCTCGCATCTAATGTCAGCATGACCTCATGCGGCGTATCTGGGTCGAGCTTTTTCATCACTCGCACCACTTTCTTCAATTCTTCCATCAAGTGCGCTTTGTTTTGCAGGCGACCCGCAGTGTCGGCGATCAACACATCCACTTTACGTGCCTTGGCGGCTTGTAAAGCGTCAAACAGCACTGATGCACTGTCGGCACCTGTGTGTTGGGCAATCACAGTAATATCATTACGTTGGCCCCAAACCTGTAGCTGCTCTACCGCAGCTGCGCGGAAGGTATCGCCCGCGGCTAACATCACAGACTTACCTTGGCTCTGATATTGTTTGGCTAATTTGCCGATAGTGGTGGTTTTACCCACACCATTAACGCCGACCATTAAGATCACAAATGGGCCATTTGCATTGTCTGGCACTAACGGAATTGCGACTGGATCGAGCGTCTTCTGCATTTCTTCCCGTAGCAAGTCATATAAAGCTTCAGCATCTTTCAATTGCTTACGCGACGCTTGCTCGGTCAAATTCTTGATCAAACGCGTGGTTGTTTCGACGCCAACATCGGCGATTAATAACTGTTCTTCGAGTTCTTCAAACAGATCATCATCGATTTTCTTGCCGCGGAACAGGCCGATAAAACCACTGCCAATATTCTCGCTGGTACGCATCAAGCCACGTTTCAGACGAGCAAATAGCCCTTCTTTAACGGGTCTCGCCTGCGGCTCTGGCTGCAATTCAGTCACGGGCCCAGCGGTTTGTGCAGCTTCGGCCTGTTGTTGCGCTAACGCTTCTGCTTGCTCACGTGCTAATGCTTCAGCAGCGAGTTGCTCCGCAGCTAACGCTTCAGCGGCAGCTTGTTCGGCGGCAACACGAGCACTTTCAGCTTCCTCGGCTGCAGCTTGTTCAGCCGCCAGTCGTGCCGCTTCGGCCTGTTGCTCGGCTAAACGTTGAGCTTCGATTTGTGCTTGTTCGTGGGCAATACGCTCGGCTTCAGCCTTAGCATGCGCTTGGGCTAATTGCTCTGCAGCGGCTTTTTCAGCGGCTAAGTTATTTGCAGCAAGTTGTTCAGCTTCTAGCTGAGCAGCCGCCAGACGAGCCGCTTCGGCCTGTTGTTCGGCTAAACGTTGGGCTTCAATTTGCGCTTGCTCTTGAGCAATACGCTCGGCTTGCACTTTCGCAAGTTGTTCCGCTTCTAACTGAGCCGCCGCCAGACGCGCCGCTTCGGCTTGTTGCTCGGCTAAACGCTGAACTTCGATTGCAGCTTGTTCTTGGACAATACGCTCGGCTTGCGCCTGCTCGGCAGCTAACTGTTCTGCTGCCAGCCTTTCTGCGGCCGCTTGAGCCTCTGCCTCAGCCTCAGCAGCTAAACGTTGCGCCTCTGCGTGTTCTTGTTCTAAACGCTCTGCTGCTTCAGTGTCTTGTGTTGGAGTAACAACTGGAGTTTCAGCGACGACCTCATCTTGTGACTTATCTTTACGAAACCAGGAGAAAAAACCTTTCTTTGCCATGTGTGATTCCAGCGCTCTACTTCAGTGTTGAATTTTGAATAAGACCCTGATGTTATACCAGATTGCCTCGGCAATTACGCCCAAAAAGTCGGCAATTAGCTAAGCTCGCTCAGCCTTATCACCTTTTAGTGAGACTTTGATATAAAATAGTGGCCTTTATTAAGGTGGCATAGTCTACCACTTTCTTTCTTCAGGCAAAATCACGGGGGCACTTTGGTTAAGAATCGAACGGTCAAAAATAATGTGACCAAAAGTCCAACAGCCAAAAATAAACCCGGGAGCGGTCAAGTGCGGATCATCGCGGGCCAATGGCGTTCGCGTCGTTTACCTATTCAAGATCTCGAAGGTTTACGCCCGACAACAGACAGAGTGCGCGAAACCCTGTTTAACTGGCTTGCCAATGACTTAGTTAATGCGCGAGTACTCGACTGTTTCGGCGGCAGCGGCGCTTTAGCCCTCGAAGCCCTATCTCGCTATGCCAGTTTCGCCAAGATTATCGAGTTGCAACGCGGCGCAGCCATGCAATTAAAAGAAAATCTGCAAACCCTTAAATGCGATAAGGCCGAAGTGCTCAACGCCGATACCTTAGTGGTGTTGCAAAGGGGCTGCGAGCAAGGTTTCGATGTAGTGTTTATCGATCCACCCTTTCGCAAAGGATTGGCAGAAAAGACCATTCAACTGCTCGATACTCAAGCTTGGCTCAATGATGGCGCGCTGATTTATGTCGAGATCGAATCTGAATTAACCCAACTGGCCATTCCATCTAGCTGGCACGCCTTGAAAGAAAAGAATGCGGGGCAAGTGAGTTACCGCTTATATCAATATCAAGCCGACAACACTGCCGAACCTATCGAAGATGAAAGCCATGCCCTTGCTGATTAACCTAGGTAAAGCCATTACCCTCATCGCTTGGTTGATGATGGCCTACAACTTGGTTATGCCATTTGAAGGTAATGTGGCGATTATTTTGAATATCCTGTTTGGCATAACCTGCATGATGCACTGCTTCCAAGTGGCCATTTTCCACATGCTATTTAAGACCTTACTGCCATTAACAAAGCTTGATTATCTGCAAGTATTTATCTTCGGTATTTTTAGCCTGTTAGCTTATCGACAAAAAGTGATGACTCCAGCGAGTTAACCTAACATTTAGGCACCGTCAGGTACTCAGACACGGACAGCAAAAAGCCCTCAACAGAGGGCTTTTTAATGACTAACGATAACGTAAGTTA of the Shewanella baltica genome contains:
- the ftsY gene encoding signal recognition particle-docking protein FtsY is translated as MAKKGFFSWFRKDKSQDEVVAETPVVTPTQDTEAAERLEQEHAEAQRLAAEAEAEAQAAAERLAAEQLAAEQAQAERIVQEQAAIEVQRLAEQQAEAARLAAAQLEAEQLAKVQAERIAQEQAQIEAQRLAEQQAEAARLAAAQLEAEQLAANNLAAEKAAAEQLAQAHAKAEAERIAHEQAQIEAQRLAEQQAEAARLAAEQAAAEEAESARVAAEQAAAEALAAEQLAAEALAREQAEALAQQQAEAAQTAGPVTELQPEPQARPVKEGLFARLKRGLMRTSENIGSGFIGLFRGKKIDDDLFEELEEQLLIADVGVETTTRLIKNLTEQASRKQLKDAEALYDLLREEMQKTLDPVAIPLVPDNANGPFVILMVGVNGVGKTTTIGKLAKQYQSQGKSVMLAAGDTFRAAAVEQLQVWGQRNDITVIAQHTGADSASVLFDALQAAKARKVDVLIADTAGRLQNKAHLMEELKKVVRVMKKLDPDTPHEVMLTLDASTGQNAISQAQLFQEAVGVTGITISKLDGTAKGGVVFAIADKFNIPIRYIGVGEQIDDLRTFNSKEFIDALFTQEKADS
- the ftsE gene encoding cell division ATP-binding protein FtsE, giving the protein MIDFQQVSKIYPGGQMALEDVNFHLQQGEMAFLTGHSGAGKSTLLKLITVIERATTGRVAINGHDIAKVSPKHVPYLRRNIGMIFQNHHLLMDRSVFDNVALPLVIEGFSHGEIRKRVAGALDMVGLYGKERHNPIMLSGGEQQRVGIARAIVNKPPLLLADEPTGNLDPKLSMDILRLFETFNDAGTSVLIATHDLGLIARMKYRTFTLKQGRMLGAQELHPSVHTRAPTNRGEGQ
- the rsmD gene encoding 16S rRNA (guanine(966)-N(2))-methyltransferase RsmD, encoding MVKNRTVKNNVTKSPTAKNKPGSGQVRIIAGQWRSRRLPIQDLEGLRPTTDRVRETLFNWLANDLVNARVLDCFGGSGALALEALSRYASFAKIIELQRGAAMQLKENLQTLKCDKAEVLNADTLVVLQRGCEQGFDVVFIDPPFRKGLAEKTIQLLDTQAWLNDGALIYVEIESELTQLAIPSSWHALKEKNAGQVSYRLYQYQADNTAEPIEDESHALAD
- a CDS encoding DUF1145 domain-containing protein encodes the protein MKAMPLLINLGKAITLIAWLMMAYNLVMPFEGNVAIILNILFGITCMMHCFQVAIFHMLFKTLLPLTKLDYLQVFIFGIFSLLAYRQKVMTPAS